A section of the Tachysurus fulvidraco isolate hzauxx_2018 chromosome 7, HZAU_PFXX_2.0, whole genome shotgun sequence genome encodes:
- the pcm1 gene encoding pericentriolar material 1 protein isoform X5, translated as MATGGVPFDDEQELHNWTVSNGSLDDRLNNMDWGVQQKKANRSSEKNRKKLSAVSESRLTNDISPESTPGAGRRRARTPHSFPHIKYTTQMSVPDQAELDRLRQRINFTDLDERSIGSDSQGRVTAANNQRQLSSEPKKPFNFLPLHVNTNKSGDSSASASPAATVGGKEAKKQSLGKELFTPVPVVPVLPVNEPHGAAKASGGPLVDGREESAIDSSQVVSKLVQIREYISRASSMRDDLLEKNDVPANVERLSHLITHLKEQEKSYLRFLQKMLCYRVEGQQKEELENLRKQHDLLQKMLQQQEELRELQNRQAALLTMQNRVEHTMDDTVVTETTGSVSGVSITSELNDELNDLIRRFHNQLHDSQVVPDNRRQAESLSLSREVSRSRSTHSPRGQQTLGAAAVSASSASAKLSKLQELQDKKQTMDKILQELHSLRDQTLNNSSCHGASPRVSERPSVSGRDGNGVSVARQDSSSYDGGGNPAEKLRKLKEVHKRLNELRELVQYYEQTSDMMVDAVNENVNEDEEDETEDGSLFEVMFDSEQENREPITNIRNPAQPQSTPNWMDMNTLTNACSSSNNRVSRLNSQCEVNNRSAANLRSLNVPSVIECQYNRDSSYNGTKHGNGQEDDEDNDDGAEEEDGRRRGRRESSGSGSSRQSSIADDAEFAQKVHRLQTAKQKLQQLRELVAMVQSDDTDTTAANEEEGLQQQPNNIRATAPRAKRELALSDSAREKLYEEKLRQQQQELKQLHEERQRLVEIQGKIQDLQWACPDLQSSTSSAVSGVMMKIPAAASTPAVAPFTSTKSNTIVLKHTTEPAPVTITDNELWSEMRRHHVLREELRQRRKHLESLMAEQQRRSDVHPAHSFTPDDRTMATWGGSTQCPLGEEEDEEEEDDYQSEIGAQEDEDEEEGAESSSTDEPHSYSNRKPSSSGKNRDSVKRSSPRCTQPCTNPRGAKRQENLRWAADLSVTESATHTQTHWQEQTTHLQRQLDFSTAMCQMLLQDQQTLSCMLQSMLTTPCNMLPNNLGAPQVPIIMHQLNHCYTQLAWQQNNINRLKQTLNDLLRQQEQPSSGQQQHQNTGQDSVSPSPFLPFPPINTLNMNNFSPLITGFNLSPMFPPMDSEVQQASGAQASSDQQPDPNMSLKTEYMSFPPPLQRTPLNNAHTRSQDDSKNSSWLNSSLNRSCDKQGSDRGRSDSHDSLSSVPDRIDPSTITKSFRPGRKASAQASLASRDKTPKNRRWRAKNHNNTGLDSDSVSSASELNHEQEKGRERGRERSAQPRPRDSNQSLLDKLTQEKLDSKTKKHNDLSSAAYAWRTPFLSNQIACTEAPDGSSDFSLFEALRETIYSEVATLISQNESRPHFLIELFHELQLLNTDYLRQRALFSLQDIVTRHLTEKSVAEEPGSQSELTPSESLVTTDNDVSEKDMRVKIRSRRKRAVEGDSVDSESLLSMSSNLEPFASDDLGNTVIHLDKALVRMREFERMKLKAGFPPPPPLPPPPPAPASAAATASVSTGPPVSNSELSAVTAAAATGAGGHPSANEGQDMRCPQIDTQQLDRQIKAIMTEVIPFLKEHMGEVCSPRILTLVRRMVLTLIQQNDDSREFMRFFHKQLGGILQESLSKFVGRTLQDCGEDLLVDVSEILFNELAFFRLMQDLDQNKHRPKRHTQTTPTKHTPPNEGKKCEGEKTFSPSYFDEDKDRDETEQGRTSLCLNGEREQTDEKLSRDVSEEEDEEEGDGLPLSISLSKAETQALNNYGSGEDENEVEEVEEFEAGSVEVQTSLQDSDNTAEPSQCNRVLLNVAAQETKSDHESTESTEVLCTPAVKSSNSEFMELMEDERDAGAEHTQSKDESAVSVTLPSDESPHDSTTASPQTDSPVLVNADEVGSGNTSQKSDEEDFVKVEDVPMQLAVMCEEELCKQILEEQRNNNLTSEILNGNTEEQNGLVGNAEALKEPETIGAQSA; from the exons ATGGCGACAGGTGGAGTCCCATTTGATGACGAACAGGAGCTGCACAATTGGACTGTTAGCAATGGCAGCCTGGATGACCGGCTCAATAacatg GACTGGGGTGTTCAGCAGAAAAAGGCGAACCGGTCATCAGAGAAGAACAGGAAGAAGCTCTCTGCCGTGTCTGAGAGCCGTCTGACCAACGACATCTCTCCGGAGTCGACACCGGGGGCAGGACGTAGGCGAGCAAGAACACCACACTCCTTTCCTCACATCAAATACACTACACAGATGTCAGTCCCTGATCAGGCCGAGCTTGACCGACTGCGGCAGCGCATTAACTTCACAGACCTAGACGAG AGAAGCATCGGTAGCGACTCCCAGGGACGCGTCACTGCAGCCAACAACCAGCGTCAGCTTTCCTCTGAGCCCAAGAAACCCTTCAACTTTCTCCCTCTTCACGTCAACACTAACAAGAGCGGAGATTCTTCTGCTTCTGCCTCACCTGCTGCCACTGTGGGGGGTAAAGAAGCTAAGAAACAAAGCCTGGGGAAGGAGCTGTTTACTCCAGTGCCTGTGGTACCTGTCCTACCTGTAAATGAGCCACATGGAGCCGCAAAAGCCTCGGGAGGCCCCCTGGTGGACGGGAGGGAAGAATCGGCAATCGACAGCAGCCAG gTGGTCAGTAAGCTGGTGCAGATCCGTGAGTACATTAGCAGAGCCAGCTCTATGAGGGACGACCTGCTGGAGAAGAACGACGTTCCGGCTAATGTCGAGCGCCTCTCTCAcctcatcacacacctgaaggaACAGGAGAAATCTTATTTGCGCTTTTTGCAGAAGATGCTG tgttaCCGGGTTGAGGGTCAGCAGAAGGAGGAGTTGGAAAACCTGCGCAAGCAGCATGACCTCCTGCAAAAGATGCTGCAGCAGCAGGAGGAGCTGCGAGAGCTGCAGAACCGACAGGCCGCCCTGCTCACCATGCAGAACCGAGTCGAACACACGATGGACGACACcg ttgtaacagagACTACAGGAAGTGTCTCAGGTGTCAGCATCACTTCAGAACTCAATGATGAACTTAATGACCTCATACGACGCTTCCACAACCAACTGCATGACTCTcag GTGGTGCCTGATAACCGACGTCAGGCTGagagtctgtctctctctagaGAAGTGTCCCGTTCTCGCTCTACCCATAGTCCTCGGGGGCAGCAAACCCTTGGCGCTGCTGCTGTTTCTGCCTCCTCTGCTAGTGCCAAACTCTCAAAACTACAGGAGCTTCAGGACAAGAAGCAGACGATGGACAAAATCTTGCAGGAGCTTCATTCACTCCGAGACCAGACACTAAACAACAGCTCAT GTCATGGTGCATCTCCGCGTGTTTCTGAGCGTCCCTCTGTGTCGGGACGTGACGGGAACGGTGTGTCTGTAGCGAGACAAGATTCTTCATCTTATGACGGAGGAGGAAATCCAGCTGAAAAACTGAG GAAGTTGAAGGAGGTGCACAAGCGTCTGAACGAGCTCAGAGAACTGGTGCAATACTATGAGCAGACGTCTGACATGATGGTGGACGCGGTGAACGAGAATGTGAAcgaagatgaggaggatgagaCTGAAGACGGGTCACTGTTTGAAGTCATGTTCGATTCAGAACAGGAGAACCGAGAACCCATCACTAATATCAG aaatcCTGCTCAGCCTCAGTCCACACCTAACTGGATGGACATGAATACACTGACAAACGCTTGCAGCAGCTCCAACAACAGAGTCAGTCGTCTAAACTCTCAGTGTGAAGTCAACAACCGCTCAGCTGCTAACCTGCGTAGCCTCAACGTGCCCTCTGTTATAG AGTGCCAGTATAACCGAGACAGCTCCTACAACGGTACTAAGCACGGTAATGGACAGGAAGATGACGAGGACAATGATGACGGAGCTGAGGAGGAAGATggaaggaggagaggaagaagagagagctCTGGTTCAGGGTCCAGTCGCCAAAGCAGCATCGCAGATGACGCAGAGTTTGCTCAGAAAGTTCATCGTCTccaaacagccaagcagaaacTACAGCAGCTCCGTGAGCTTGTCGCCATGGTGCAG agTGATGACACAGACACCACTGCAGCCAATGAGGAAGAAGGATTGCAGCAGCAACCCAACAACATCCGAGCAACTGCACCAAGGGCCAAGAGAGAACTTGCGCTGTCTGACTCAGCCAG agagaagCTGTATGAGGAGAAGCtgaggcagcagcagcaggagctAAAGCAGCTTcatgaggagagacagagactggtGGAAATCCAGGGCAAAATCCAGGACCTGCAGTGGGCTTGTCCTGATTTACAG TCCTCGACGTCTAGTGCGGTGAGTGGTGTGATGATGAAGATCCCTGCTGCAGCTTCCACTCCTGCTGTTGCCCCTTTTACATCAACCAAGAGTAACACCATCGTGCTCAAACACACCACTGAGCCCGCGCCTGTTACCATTACAGACAACGAg TTGTGGTCAGAGATGCGCAGACACCATGTCCTGCGTGAGGAACTGAGGCAACGACGGAAACATTTGGAAAGTCTGATGGCCGAGCAGCAGAGGAGGAGTGACGTGCACCCTGCACACAGCTTTACCCCAGATGACAG AACCATGGCAACGTGGGGCGGCTCCACGCAGTGTCCACTgggtgaggaggaggatgaagaagaagaagatgattaCCAATCTGAGATTGGTGCGCAagaagatgaggatgaagaagagggAGCAGAGTCGAGCTCCACTGATGAACCACACTCATACTCTAACAGGAAGCCCAGCAGCAGTGGCAAGAACAgggacag TGTAAAGCGTTCATCTCCACGTTGCACTCAGCCTTGTACCAATCCCAGAGGGGCAAAGAGGCAGGAAAACCTGCGCTGGGCTGCTgacctgtcagtcacagagagtgctacacacacacagacacactggcaGGAGCAGACCACACACCTGCAGAGACAGCTGGACTTCAGCACAGCCATGTGTCAGATGCTGCTGCAGGaccagcag ACTCTTTCATGCATGTTGCAGTCCATGTTGACGACACCGTGTAACATGTTGCCAAATAACCTGGGTGCACCGCAGGTTCCCATCATCATGCACCAGCTCAACCACTGTTACACACAACTCGCCTGGCAACAGAACAACATCAATAG GTTGAAGCAAACACTCAATGACCTCCTTCGACAGCAAGAGCAGCCATCCTCGGGGCAACAGCAGCATCAGAACACTGGGCAGGATTCAGTCTCACCCTCACCATTCCTACCCTTCCCTCCTATCAACACGCTTAACATGAACAACTTTTCCCCTCTCATCAccg GCTTTAATCTCTCTCCCATGTTCCCACCTATGGACTCAGAGGTGCAGCAGGCATCAGGAGCTCAGGCCAGCTCAGATCAGCAACCCGACCCCAACATGTCCCTAAAAACAGAGTACATGAGCTTCCCACCTCCGCTACAGAGGACCCCCCTTAACAACGCACATACACG CTCACAAGATGACTCTAAAAACTCCAGCTGGCTGAACTCCTCCCTGAACAGGTCATGTGACAAACAAGGCAGTGACCGAGGGCGGTCGGACTCCCATGATTCCCTGAGCAGCGTGCCTGACCGTATCGACCCCTCCACCATCACAAAGAGCTTCAGACCTGGACGCAAAGCCTCTGCTCAGGCCAGCCTTGCATCCAGAGACAAAACACCAAAGAACCGACGCTGGAGGGCCAAGAACCACAACAACACTG GTTTGGACAGTGACAGTGTTTCGAGTGCCTCAGAGCTTAATCATGAGCAGGaaaaggggagggagagaggacgAGAGCGCTCGGCTCAGCCAAGGCCGCGAGATTCAAACCAGAGCCTCCTGGATAAACTTACCCAGGAGAAACTGGACAGCAAGACCAAGAAGCACAATGACCTCTCCTCAG CAGCGTATGCATGGAGAACCCCCTTTCTCTCTAACCAAATTGCATGCACCGAAGCTCCAG atgGCAGCAGTGACTTCTCCCTGTTTGAGGCTCTGAGGGAGACGATCTACTCAGAAGTGGCCACTCTGATCTCACAGAACGAGTCTCGTCCACACTTCCTCATTGAGCTCTTCCATGAGCTGCAGCTTCTCAACACGGACTACCTTCGCCAGAGGGCACTCTTCTcacttcag GACATTGTAACCAGGCACCTGACTGAGAAGAGTGTTGCAGAGGAGCCGGGGTCACAGTCTGAGCTCACTCCTAGTGAGAGTCTTGTTACTACAGACAAT GACGTATCTGAGAAAGACATGAGGGTGAAAATCCGCTCTCGAAGAAAGAGAGCTGTGGAGGGAGATTCTGTGGACAGTGAGAGCTTGTTGTCCATGTCCTCGAACCTGGAGCCATTTGCCAGCGATGACCTGG GTAACACAGTGATTCATTTAGATAAAGCTCTGGTGAGAATGCGGGAGTTTGAGCGTATGAAACTAAAGGCTgggtttcctcctcctcctccacttcctcctcctcctcctgctcctgcttCTGCTGCTGCCACTGCTTCTGTGTCTACGGGACCCCCTGTCTCTAATTCTGAGCTCTCAGCtgttactgctgctgctgccactGGTGCTGGTGGTCATCCATCTGCTAATGAAG gtcaggACATGCGCTGCCCTCAGATTGACACACAGCAGTTGGATAGACAGATCAAAGCCATCATGACAGAAGTCATCCCCTTCCTGAAG GAGCACATGGGTGAGGTTTGTTCTCCACGTATTCTGACGTTAGTTAGGCGCATGGTCCTGACACTGATTCAGCAAAACGATGACAGTCGAGAGTTCATGCGATTCTTCCACAAACAACTAGGAGGAATCCTACAG gagTCCCTGAGTAAGTTTGTCGGCCGAACGCTGCAGGACTGTGGTGAGGATCTGCTGGTGGACGTCTCTGAGATCCTCTTTAATGAACTTGCCTTTTTCAGGCTCATGCAAGACCTTGACCAGAACAAACACCGCCCTAAGAGACATACACAGACCACGCCCACTAAGCACACCCCCCCCAATGAG GGGAAGAAGTGTGAAGGAGAAAAGACCTTCTCACCTTCTTATTTTGATGAGGATAAA GACAGGGACGAGACGGAGCAGGGAAGGACAAGTCTCTGTCTCaacggagagagagaacaaacagATGAAAAACTGAGCAGGGACGTCTCGGAGGAGGAAGACGAAGAGGAAGGAGACGGACTGCCACTGTCTATAA GCTTGTCCAAAGCAGAGACACAGGCACTGAATAACTACGGCAGCGGTGAGGATGAGAATGAGGTCGAGGAGGTTGAGGAGTTTGAGGCTGGATCTGTAGAAGTTCAGACATCCCTGCAGGACTCAGACAACACCGCTGAACcctcacag TGTAACAGAGTTTTACTGAATGTAGCTGCACAGGAGACCAAGTCAGACCACGAGAGCACTGAAAGtactgaag TGCTCTGTACACCTGCAGTGAAGAGCTCTAATTCAGAGTTTATGGAGTTGATGGAGGACGAGCGAGATGCTGGAGCTGAGCACACACAGAGCAAGGACGAGTCTGCTGTCTCCGTCACTCTGCCTTCAGATGAAAGTCCTCATGACTCCACCACAGCAAGCCCTCAGACTGACTCGCCCGTTCTAGTTAACGCAGAT GAGGTCGGGTCTGGAAACACTAGTCAGAAATCTGATGAGGAGGATTTCGTCAAGGTTGAAGACGTCCCGATGCAGCTGGCggtgatgtgtgag gaggagcTGTGTAAGCAGATCTTAGAGGAACAGAGGAACAATAATCTGACCAGTGAGATCCTGAACGGAAACACAGAGGAGCAGAATGGACTTGTAGGCAATGCAGAAGCACTCAAAGAGCCTG AAACCATTGGAGCCCAGAGCGCATGA